taaatatatttatcttgGATTGCAGGTACACGAAAGAATGTCAATTCGTCGTTAaaactacataggtatatgataTAAAGAATTTGTCTACAAATACATTATCtctaagaaataattttcattttattttatttatccacACCTATAAAATGTACATGGATATTTTAATTGTTCACTAATTGATCAAATATACATTTCACATATTGTAAAGGGAAGGTaagaacacaaaaaaaaaagatagtcATCTTAAATGAGTATCTGACGATCTACTTTTAGGGGTACGTCTTTCAATGTTATTCaatataataaagaaaaaccatAATTGGATACGAATAACAATCTCTATAATGTGTATTTGTATAATTGTTACGTTACAATAAGAGATTTATGACAAAATACCGCGATTGCTTTCAGTCAGCTTGATATGATGAAagtgaatttaattattaaattaataaattcccttcatatagtatacataatatttgatattctgatatatattaaatacatgtatatataatacgaattttttttttctttattccatgTAAATACGTGTAAatagtttataaatatattgtcGTTCGAAATGACCTAGCGACCAGTACGAATCAAGTATTGCGGTCGATAAAATAGAGAGATGAAATCGGGTAGAATCGGGTTCGGCCGATAATCActagataatgaaaattaaattttagtTCACTTCTCTTCTGACCGTCATGGTGCGTAGACGTATCACGGATCGAAAGTCAAAAATGGAGTgagtcgattaattttatttgataattttttgaacgctAGCCTAACTTTTATTGTTTCATTCAATTGTCCATTTATTTTGTCGATTGAAGAAATGATGGTTATCTGTTTATTTAATACTTATACATCTTATAGTCACATCACGCgactttattttcatatacttTATAAAACTAATattgtaggtacatacatgaTATTATGGATCGCTCGCCCAactttatttcgttatttcacTACCATGCTTGTGACTATTTAATTTCATGAGttatataaatgaattaaatgaTATTCAATTGAGAATATTAGGCAGCTCTTAAGTTCTGAATTGCCTTGAAATTGATCACAATACTGAGCTCAATGGTGAAATTTAGATTTTACAGTAATCACAACCAGTTATAATTCACGCATCGTTTCTTACTTTCGCATcacattttattatatcaattAAAAGATCTTCCTATCTCCGCAatgattattacaattattagtcttattattataataattttttttctcaatgtaTCATACTTggtatcatcatttttcatagATATTtagatgattaatttttttattctttcaactttaatttttatatatacaacTTCGGTTAAGAATTACAGTTTTAGGAAGGCACGACAGTGCATACGTTACAATATATACCCAATCATTTTTCAGTTCaatgttaataatatattatgtacaattCTCCCATTCCCTTGTCAAAATAGAAATTgaatgataatatttaaaagataaaatagaataaaccTCGAACCATaaagaatatacatatttcattcttcgatttttattagCAAAGAAAAGAATACTAGTAACGTGCAATGTCCAGATCTATATTTCTATGCTACCAGATGAATGGTAGCataaaattcatattcaaTTAACTAAATAAGACTCACTTTTTACGGAATATATTAGCCATGCTAGGCGCGTTTGTTTTCTGGTGAAAGATTTTGCTCATTCGTTGTCGCATGTCTTCAACTCCTTGACCAACGTTTACGTTTACATTAGCCATGGATAGAGAAAGGCCCGAACTCGTTGAAGTTGACCTGTAACATGAAGAAACAAACGATTTTGATGTCAATAAAAtgtcaaaatatatttttgcggaaaaaatgatttagaGATGACAAAATTCTCACCGTTCCAAGGACTTCGGAGGTTCTTGTCTAGACTCAGCTTCCTTCAGCAACGAATGTACTAAATCTTTATGCTGAGGCAATGTCTGATTAACTAAAGCTTCGAGGTATCTGAGTCCAGGCAAAAGAACGCCAGTGATGCACTGACTGCTTAGCGGACAATAAACTAAGACAGAATATGCTTCGACGAGGGAATTGACAAGATCTATTTTTCTACCCTGTTGAAGAGCTGAAGCTGCTATACCAGCCAGCTGCGTGGCTATtactgaaattcaaaaaattcattcaataatcCGGACCAAAACTCACAATTTATCTAAGCTACTGAGCAAAGAATAATTTACTCACCATCCTCTACGTAATGTCTAGGGCAATTCGGCGCAATACTTGAGAGTGCTGTGACCAAGGGGACAGCTAATGATGAAGGAACGCCCTGCGGTTCTCTGGCAATTGTTTCAAGTGTCAATCTAGCTTTGTCTCTTGCTTCTTTGGCACCACACTCAGTAACGAGGCGCGCAAGGGCAGGGATTGCTGCGGCTTTAACAGTTCTAATAATACAGCGTAATTATTAAGCAATTGTGAGCGTTTgttgtattgtttttttttcttgatgaaGAATTGTTATAAAGAATTACTTACATGTTCGAGTCACTGGCAAGTGTTACTAAGGCTGGTGCTACTTTAGTGTTGGCAAGATGATCAGAAATGAGGGATATTAAAGCGCTGAATAAAGCTGCAGTTGCGCATCTAACTGTCGATCTTTGATGAACAACCCCTGAAACAGgatttgataaaaaacaaaccaaaaaatgtTAGGCAGTTGGGTATcgtgattatttttgattATGAATTGTAAATAGGGCTGCTTACCCTCCCAGAGAGCATTGAGAACGTGTTTTTGCATATGATTTTGGTTGCACAGCCTGATAACCGTCATTTGTAGGATCTGACTGTTGATACCGCTTATAGCAAAGGCCACGATGAACTGATTCAAAGACTTTGTTACTTCGATAGGATCTAATGTAGAGAGCAAAGTTAGGTATACTGGGATCAACGTCAAATTTAAAGTTCCTTGATCGGGAGATAACTTGATTAACTGCTCTTCGAGTTCAGATAATTCGATAGCAAAGATTGGCTGAATCTAAACAAAAACgtaattgaattataattacttTGTTGTTTGAgctgtaaaaaaaacattcaccTTCAATATAGTGACATGTCTGCCAAAACCACAACACATGGAATGTATGTAAGTGATGAACGAGTTCAGAATAGATTCCTGGGTTACGTTTAAGTATTTCACCATGTCTATAATTTCCGGTAATCTGTATAAAAAGGgcataaattgaataattgatctcGGTAAAATGCAGCAGTTGTATGAACAATAACATAAACTACGTCAAATAATCAATAACTCACAGTTTGTCGGTTAGCCAATCTAATTCTGGCCAAGAATCGTTTTTCCATGTATTGGCAAAGAAAGTGTACAGCACCGTTGAGATCTCAATATCTCCTTGGTAAAATACTTTTGGATCTATCATCGGAAAACGGCAGAGTTCAGTGAACTCTGACGCTgtgtgagaaaatattttaattgtaaTTCCAGTAATTCAGATACTCTGAGCAGAAATCCGACAATCTACAGAAATCTACTTACGTAACTCTGAAGGTTTTTGTTCCTGGATTAGTGCCTTGACGTTTTCGTTGTCAGCTACACAGACGATGGTATGCGGTAACAGACACTGTAAGACATCGATAGATGCCACAACTCTGTCTCTATCAGAATTCTCTTTGCTTTGTAGGTTTTGATGGTGAGATGGCTTTAGTTGATTCCGCAATTTTGATAAAATCCTAGGAAGTAAGTGAGACTGTAGTCTTTTCAAGGAAAGCGCCCACTGTGCCAATACTGGTACTAAAAATTTAGCCGCAGTTTCCACTACTGAAGATGACGAGTCATCAAGAGCAGTTAGGGTCAGTTCTTCGCACTAAATCATTAAGGTGATAATGAGGACATttagataatttttcttagatagcaataataaaataaaaagatcacTCACCTGAAAATACTTATCTGGGTCATCCATCAACGCAACTAGTAACGCCAGACTTTTAACAACGGCAGCTCTGACAACAGATTCCTTGTCTTCGAGAAGCATTTGTTGGAGCATGGATAGCATAAGAGAATTTCTAGTTGCACTTGATATATGCGGAGCTAAAACCGAGCAGCATTCTGCAACTAACAATCTACGTTCAAGGTTCTTGTGCTGACTCTGCTCCCAACACTGGGCCAAAATTTCTCCGCTCTCTATGGAGCCTGTAGAATATTTCATCATAGCGACCAGACCtttgaaaaaagatcaaaGATTAAAGACCAGTTTCggaatgtatataaaaaaaaaagatttcaaattctatATAACCCACCAGCTAAGATCATGagtctttcttcttcttgagGTCGTTTTTTCAGATTAAACAACAACTGcagcaatttttctctctcacgcGGACTAGAGTGCAATTGTACAGTACTAAGTATCAACGGGATCATCTCTTCACGTTTATTTAGTATCACATTAGGAATTATTCTGGGTAATGAGTACGACAATATCTGCACAAGATTATCTTGAGTTACTCCGTCCTTCAAAGGATCTTCAATATAGGCTGTCGCTGGATTAGATGTGTCGACAATACAGTGGGTCATGacttcgttttcaaaatttggagGTAGAATTCTAGGAAACGAATGCGAAAttaatgacatttttttttgttttcttagcCTAGATGTTGCAACAAGAATGATCTTCTCACCGGTTAGAGGAATCACAGGGATCGGCTAGTAGCTTCGTTACATCTGGTCTCGGGAATTGTAGTGTCGTCCATTCGCGATCCCCTGGATCAGTTTCGTTGAGACTTGTGACGATTGAAGTACTATCATCCCCGCCGGGCTCTTGAGTCACATTAGATATATCCTGAGGTATTGACTCAAGTATTTCAAACTTCTCAGGTGTTGACGAGTTAGAATTTATAGTCTGAATTGTCCCTGTGCTACcctgaaatttcaaaagtagGATAGGCAACAACTCACAAGATTGTGACATTTCAGACCAACCTTTGCTTCTCCTTGTGTCAAATTAGTTTCACTAGCCAAGAGCCTTTCTAGATCAGATTTTTCCTGCTCTAAAGcagctttttcttcttttagttgatttatttcagatgtct
This region of Athalia rosae chromosome 7, iyAthRosa1.1, whole genome shotgun sequence genomic DNA includes:
- the LOC105688180 gene encoding RAB11-binding protein RELCH homolog; its protein translation is MAEPINQAKDICSTNTIDPGKEEDSQITTTTHISYIDIATKLLNERLLLTALELHAELCEAGRELPILRDYFSNPGNFETQNIKPDPYVSMPRSLSQATLDSLDMTRYSEDGGGVDERVAVLEFELRKARESISALRANLTVATESEVTTPDLGLEKHATTNSPIKPHELRALNYLVNEYLLAHSYKLTSITFSDENDNQDFEDWDDVGLNISKPAELLQIYREFMKANGHDKPPSVAIGVQTELLDKSIDEEKEMEFAEMTSEINQLKEEKAALEQEKSDLERLLASETNLTQGEAKGSTGTIQTINSNSSTPEKFEILESIPQDISNVTQEPGGDDSTSIVTSLNETDPGDREWTTLQFPRPDVTKLLADPCDSSNRILPPNFENEVMTHCIVDTSNPATAYIEDPLKDGVTQDNLVQILSYSLPRIIPNVILNKREEMIPLILSTVQLHSSPREREKLLQLLFNLKKRPQEEERLMILAGLVAMMKYSTGSIESGEILAQCWEQSQHKNLERRLLVAECCSVLAPHISSATRNSLMLSMLQQMLLEDKESVVRAAVVKSLALLVALMDDPDKYFQCEELTLTALDDSSSSVVETAAKFLVPVLAQWALSLKRLQSHLLPRILSKLRNQLKPSHHQNLQSKENSDRDRVVASIDVLQCLLPHTIVCVADNENVKALIQEQKPSELPSEFTELCRFPMIDPKVFYQGDIEISTVLYTFFANTWKNDSWPELDWLTDKLLPEIIDMVKYLNVTQESILNSFITYIHSMCCGFGRHVTILKIQPIFAIELSELEEQLIKLSPDQGTLNLTLIPVYLTLLSTLDPIEVTKSLNQFIVAFAISGINSQILQMTVIRLCNQNHMQKHVLNALWEGVVHQRSTVRCATAALFSALISLISDHLANTKVAPALVTLASDSNITVKAAAIPALARLVTECGAKEARDKARLTLETIAREPQGVPSSLAVPLVTALSSIAPNCPRHYVEDVIATQLAGIAASALQQGRKIDLVNSLVEAYSVLVYCPLSSQCITGVLLPGLRYLEALVNQTLPQHKDLVHSLLKEAESRQEPPKSLERSTSTSSGLSLSMANVNVNVGQGVEDMRQRMSKIFHQKTNAPSMANIFRKK